Proteins encoded within one genomic window of Myxococcota bacterium:
- a CDS encoding NRDE family protein — translation MCTLIAFHRCLAGAPLVVAANRDEFHERPTEGPALRTLTPTDHTADAASVVAPRDLRAGGTWLGVNAHGLFTAITNRRVTEPDPNRRSRGLLVMDALAQPTAAEAAKRFADLPEATYNPFNLFLADGESAHWITYADRPEHRPLAPGAHVVGNVHPDEPSQKLDRLRREVDAVAAEGDAGPERLADLCRAHTGDGLDATCVHAGPYGTRSSTLFRNGPSPWLHYADGPPCEATYRDLTPLLHDLGIQATEGVQA, via the coding sequence ATGTGCACACTGATCGCCTTCCACCGATGCCTCGCGGGAGCTCCGCTGGTCGTCGCAGCCAACCGGGACGAATTCCACGAGCGCCCCACGGAGGGACCGGCCCTGCGCACTCTCACGCCCACCGATCACACCGCCGACGCAGCGAGCGTGGTGGCCCCGCGGGATCTGCGGGCGGGTGGGACGTGGCTGGGTGTGAATGCGCACGGCTTGTTCACCGCGATCACGAATCGCCGGGTTACCGAGCCCGATCCGAACCGCCGCTCGCGAGGCCTGCTGGTGATGGATGCCCTGGCCCAGCCCACCGCGGCCGAGGCCGCGAAGCGCTTCGCCGACCTGCCCGAGGCGACCTACAACCCCTTCAATCTCTTCCTCGCCGACGGCGAGAGCGCCCACTGGATCACCTACGCCGATCGGCCCGAGCATCGCCCGCTCGCGCCCGGCGCCCACGTCGTGGGGAACGTCCACCCCGACGAACCCTCCCAGAAGCTCGATCGCCTGCGGCGCGAAGTCGACGCGGTCGCGGCCGAGGGCGACGCCGGCCCCGAGCGGTTGGCGGACCTCTGCCGCGCTCACACCGGTGACGGCCTCGACGCCACCTGCGTTCACGCGGGCCCCTACGGCACACGCAGCTCCACCCTGTTTCGCAACGGACCGTCTCCGTGGCTTCACTACGCCGACGGCCCGCCCTGCGAGGCGACCTATCGCGATTTGACCCCACTCCTCCACGACCTGGGAATCCAGGCGACGGAGGGGGTGCAAGCATGA